Below is a genomic region from Hyphomicrobium nitrativorans NL23.
GCGGCGTCGAACTCGTGATCGAGGCGGTCGACCTGGATCGTCACATGCAGGGCGCGTCCCTCGCGTTCACCGGAGAGGGCCGCGTCGATTTCCAGACCGCATTCGGCAAGACGCCGTCGGGCGTGGCCACTGTCGCGCGCCGGCACGGCGTGCCGGTGATCGCCATCGGCGGCGGACTTGCCGACGACGCGAACGGCGTGTTCGATCACGGCATCGATGCCATCGAGGCGGCGACCTCCAATCCGATGCCGCTCGAAGTCGCGTTGCAGAATGCGCGTCAGTATTTGCAAAATGCGGCCGAGCGCGTCGCGCGCCTCATCGTAATGGGCCAGCGCATGGCCGGAAACACCTCTGAGGCGACATCGAAGCCGCGTCCGACGGAGGCCGCACCCGCGGCCGCCGGCGCGGCTCCTGCGTCCGGATCGCTTAACGGAGCACATTCGGCTGCCCCCTTCGCACAGCCGATTGCGCAGACCAACAAGCCGGTGAAGCGGTTCATGCGTGCAAAGCGCGTGCAGGGGCTCACGCGCGCGGCGGTGGAACTGTCGCGCCGCCGCCAGAAGCTTCATCACCCCAACACCTGATTGGGAGTGCCGCAGTACATTCCGTCCCTTGACGCAGGGGACGGAACATACCTTATTCCCTCTGTCAGCCGGCTGGACGGTCGCTGCCGCCTAACGGCGGTGGAGGAAAGTCCGGGCTCCATGGAGACAGGGTGGCGGCTAACGGCCGCCGGGGGCGACCCCAGGGAAAGTGCCACAGAAAACAAACCGCCAACGCCGGGCCTCGGCCCAGCGCGGCAAGGGTGAAAAGGTGCGGTAAGAGCGCACCGCGCGACTGGTAACAGGAGCGGCATGGCAAACCCCACCCGGAGCAAGACCAAATAGGGGTGGCCGCGTGCGGGGAAACCCGGCACGGAGGCGCGTCTTCACGCCAGTCACCCGGGTTGGTTGCTTGAGGCGTCCAGCGATGGACGTCCCAGATGAATGGCCGTCGCGGAGGGAAACCTCCTGACAGAACCCGGCTTACAGGCCGGCTGACAAATTCCTTCTCCGGTTGCCGCGTGCGGCAGCAAACGGCCCGCTTCCTGCGGCGCGCGGAATCGCCGCGCCGCGCGCGTTTGCCTTGCTCCCCTGCGCGGGCCGAGCGTCCCAAATCCCGCTACGGGCACGGCAATTCCGAAAGTGACGTCCTGCTTCACGCACGGACCGCCAGGTATTTGCATGCGCTCAGCATTTCACAATTCCATCATGGTCAACCTTTGGCCGCATTGGGCGTTGACCCACGTGCCCTCCGCTTCAAAAAGAAGGATGATGAGACATGAGAGTGATGCTGTCTGCCGTTGCCGCCGCCCTGGTCCTCGGCGCTGCCCCCGCGCTTGCCGATCATGAGCGCCGCGAGGAAACGCGCTCGACCGGCCTCTACGACCGCATCTCGGCGCACTACAGCCAATACGGGAAGGATGTCCGCGAGCGCTTCCGCGACGGGCCCTGCACGGTGCGCCGCGAATGGAGCAAGAACGGCGATTACTCCGAGAGCATCCGCTGCCGTCCGCGGCGTTAGTTTTGGCCTGACACAAGCGGCGACAAGCTTCGGATAATGGGCCGGGTGCACGGTGGATGGCCGCGGCACTTGCCGCGGGTCGCCTTGCTCCCGGGCTGCTGCGCAGCCTTTGATTTTGGCCTGACACAAGCGGCGACGAGCTTCGGATAATGGGTCGGGTGCACGGTGGATGGCCGCGGCAGTCCATGCGGAGCATGGCTTCGTCATGACCCGCGGGTCGCGTCCAAGCGAAGCTTGGCTCCGCCAAGACGCTCCCGTGCTGCTGCGCAGCCGTCGGTTTGCGCTCACAGATACTGTTCGATTTCGGACCGAAGGCCGCTTGCTCAGACGGGCGGGCGGCCTTTGCCTGTCAGCAGCCACTTGGGATCGAACCAGCGGTCGGCCGGGCCGTCATAGGGCAGGCGCGTGATGTCCCAGTGCATGATGTAAGGGGCGTACACGTCCCACACCGGCGGCCCGCCGCCGACGAAAACCACCTGATCGGGATAATCGGCCAACACATCCTCCGGCCGCTCGTGCGAGCGGATCGCGCGTAGCGTACGATCCTTCGCCGCGAAGTCCGGTACCGCCGAAATGGTCTTCGGCCCGGCGATCAGGACGTGCCCGCGCGTGATCTCGAAGAAGCGCTCCACGTCGGCGCGAAACTCCGGGCGCGGATCGCCCTCCCATGGAAGCTCGCCATTGAGACCGAGCTGACCGCTCAAACCAATTGCGCAGATGCAGCGCACGTCCGCCATTTCGCTATTCCTCGCCGTTGTCCGCAATTCGTTCGATCATTCACAACGTTGGCGAGAGGTATTCGATCCCCGCTCGTCGCTCAAGCCGCTATCGCGCGAGAAATTTTTCGAGCTCGGCCAGCAAGGCATCCGGCCGCTCGTGCTGGGGCAGATGATGGCATCGGTCCAGGATTTCGAGTGTGGCCGAAGGCAGAGCCGCCGCCAAGCGGCGCCCGGCGCGCAGCGGCACGATCGGATCGTTGCGGCACCACACCACGAGCACCGGCTGGCGAATGGCGCGATACCGCTTGACGATGGCCTTGGCGCCCTCCTCTTTCACGATGGCGCGTGCCGTGGCCAGGAAGGACTGCATCGCATCCGGATCGCGATAGGGGGCGGCGTAGCCTTCGACCATATCATCGCTGACAGCGGCCTCGCCGCCCATCGCCTCGCTCAACAGAATGCGCGCGAGCAACTCGGGCGACAAGGTCGACGCCACCATGTCGGGGAGACCCGGCATTTTCACCAGGTCGAGGTGGCGCGCCGTCGAACGCGGCAATGCGGGGGCTCCGATGACCGCGATGCGACGGATGCGGTCGGTGCCGCGAATACCGCCGGCGAGCGCCGTCCTGAGGGCCACCGTGCCGCCGAAGGAATGACCGACGAGCGTGACGGCGTCGAGATCGCGCGCGAGCAGGAAGGCCGCGACCAAGGCGGCTTGATCGTCGGCGCCGTAAGCTTCGTCGGCGGGTTTGTCGGAGCGACCGAAGCCCTTGAGATCGAGCGCGATCACGCGGTGGCCCTCAGCCAGGCGAGGCGCGATCTCGTGCCATGTAAAGGTGGACTCGCCCAGGCCATGCAGCAGCAGGATCGGCGAACCCTCTCCCCGCTCTTCGTAATAGAGCGTCACGGGCGCATGGCCTGAAACGGCCAGCTCGATCCGATGGCCCGGCGCTTCCGCCGGAGGCGCCGGCAAGCGGGTTGCTGCCGCCATAGCGGGGTCCAGAAGCGCAAACGCAAGACCAATGGCAACCAAGCCAAGGGCGACGTCTTTCCAGCGGCGGCCCCGTGTTCTCACCTCGCTCCCACCTTCGCCATATCCCGGTTCCTCCGCTCCATATCGTGTGCCGCGCAGGCTGGCGATAGCCCCTCCCTTTTTGAACATTCGACAGATAACTCCGCCCACGCGTTGGTGGGGAAAAGCGGCACGTGGGCCCTTGCGAATCCTTAACGATCCATTGACGCCCATAGCGAACCATGTCATCCCATAATAGCCCGACCGCACCGGGCACGGGCCCGTGGTCGTGGCGCTTGTCTTCGAGAGAGGGCCGAAGCCGAGCGACCGCCACGGCCCAGCCCGGAGCGGACGGGTATCGGGACAGCCTCAGGGCTCCCGCGCGATGTGAAACGAAGCGTTCCTTTGTTGTTGTGGCGTTTGAGAGCGAGCTCGAAAAAGGGATGGACCGCTTTGTCTCGACGTTCACAAACAAGATCGACGCCAAAGGGCGCGTCTCCGTGCCAGCACCGTTCCGCGCCGTTCTTGAGCGCGACGGATACAGCCAGGGAAGCCTTGGCGGAATTTACTGCTACCCCGCAATCGACGCTCCGGCTCTCGATGCGGGCGGCGAGAGACTTGCGAAAAAGATCGACGGGCTACTCGCGGGCCTGCCGGACTATTCGGACGAGCGGGACGAACTCTCTGTCGCGCTCTACGGCGACGTCCAGGTTCTCGGCATCGATGGCGACGGGCGTATCGTCCTTCCTGAAAGCCTTCGCCGCCACGCCGGTCTTGAAGATCACGTCACATTTGTCGGGCTTGGCGACAAGTTTCAGATCTGGGCGCCGCGCGCCTTCGAGGAGCGGCGCGAGCGCGCCCGCGAGAAGGCTCACGAGCACAGAAAACTTTTCGGCGCGGGGAGCGGCCACCGCGGGGGCGGTGGTGATGGAGGAGCACGGGACTGACGCCTCGGCGCGCCAGTCTACCGGCGCACCTGGACGTGCGGGTGACCAGTTCCGTGCTCTTCACCTTTTTTCCGGCAAGGCCGGGCTTCACTGAGGCCCGGTGGAACACCAGAACGTTTCAGGCGGCCGCGAGGCCGCCTTTTTAATTTCCGGGCCAAGCTCGAAATGTCGCCCGGCCCCGAATTGGCCTATAAGGCCGTCACCATGACGACGGCATCCTCCGACCCCGAAAACACCGCAGCCCGCCACGTCCCCGTGCTTCTTGCAGAGGTGCTGGAGCAGTTGGGCCCACGAGACGGCGAGACGTATATCGACGGCACGTTCGGCGCCGGAGGCTATACGCGCGCCATTCTCGAAGCCGCGGATTGCCGGGTGATCGCCATCGAGCGCGATCCTTCCGCGTTCGCAGCCGGGCAGGCGCTTGTGCAGGAGTTCGGCGGGCGGCTCACGCTCGTCCCCACGACGTTTTCGAACATGGCCGAGGCCGCGCAGCAGGCCGGATGCGAAGCCGTGGACGGCGTGGTGCTCGACATCGGCGTCTCGTCCATGCAGCTCGACGATGCGGAGCGCGGCTTCTCGTTCCTGCGCGACGGGCCGCTCGACATGCGCATGTCGCAGGAGGGCCTCTCCGCCGCCGACGTGGTCAACACGACGGACGAAGGGGACCTTGCCGATATTCTTTACCAATTGGGCGACGAGCGGCGCTCCCGCGCGATTGCGCGCACCATCGTGAAGGCGCGTTCGGACGCGCCGATCACCACGACGCGCGCGCTCGCGGCCATCGTGGAGCGCGTGCTCGGCCGGCCCCGCCCGGGCGACAAGCACCCCGCGACGCGAACGTTCCAGGCGCTTCGGATTCACGTGAACGACGAGCTTGGCGAGCTTTCAGCGGCGCTGACGGCGGCCGAACGGCTTCTGAAGCCCGGCGGGCGGCTCGCGGTCGTCACGTTCCATTCTCTGGAAGACGCGCTCGTTAAGCGCTTCTTCAACGATCGATCCGGCAAGCAGGCTGGCGGTTCGCGGTATTTGCCGGAGCCGACTGCACCTCGCCGAGACTCAAGTTTCCGAATTGTTAACACTCGGGGCGTTACACCTAACAAAAAGGAAACGGACGCAAATCCACGGGCGCGCTCTGCCCGGCTCCGCGTCGGGCTTCGGACCGAAGCACCGGCGTGGCAGACACGAGCAGACCCGTAACGTCCTTTGTTTTCTGTTGGGGTCAGAACTATGCATCCGCTTACGGTATCGGCAGCGTTTCTCGCCATCTCAAGCGCTTTTCTGCTTTACGGACTTTCCTACGATACCCGCCAGCTCGAAGCCCGCATCGCCACACAGGAGCGCGAAGCCGACCGGGCGCGCGCCGATATCGCCGTGCTGAAGGCGGAACGGGCCCATCTGGCGCGCCCCGACCGCATCTCGCCGTTGGCGCGCAAACAGGGGCTCGAACCGCTCACCGACCGCCAAATCGCCGACTTCGCCGCTGAAGCCGACATTCAAACGGGCGCCATCGCCCGATAGGGCCGTTGTGGGGGCGGACATGAAGCGCGTGTCGAGGGGTAGCCGGCAAACGCGGAGGCGGGATCTTCCTCAGATGACGGCGGATGCTCGCGTCTCGGCAACCGCAGGAATGAGGACGCGTCTCGTGATCCTTGCGGTGATGATGACGTTCGCCAGCATCACCTTCCAGCTCGCACGCCTTGCCGCGAGCGGCACCGGCGACATGGTCGCGACGCTCACCGAGCAGACGCCGCGCAGCCTCGCGCGGCCGGACATTGTCGATCGCGGCGGGCGGCTGCTCGCAACCGACGTCGAGATGCCGTCGCTCTATGCCGACCCTTCGCTGGTGCGCGGCATCGACAATCTCACCGAGCGGCTCCAGACCGTGCTTCCCGATCTCGACAGGGCCGAACTCCGGCGCACTCTTTCCGACCGCAACCGCCGCTTTGCCTGGATCCGGCGCGGACTTTCTCCGAGGCTCGCTCAAGAGGTGCACGACCTCGGCTTGCCGAGCCTCGCCTTCCGCACCGAGTTGCGCCGGGCGTATCCGCTCGAACGGCTCGGCGGTCACGTGCTCGGCGCGGTGAACGTCGACAATCGCGGCGCGGCGGGCGTGGAACGCTTCATCGACGAGGGCCTCGGCGCCGATCCTCAGACCGGCCGCCCGTTCAATGCCGGCCTGCCGGTGCGCCTCACCATCGACCTCGGCGTGCAGCACGCACTGGAAGAAGAACTCAAATCCGCGATGTCCCGCTACGAGGCGAAAGGCGCGGCGGGGCTTGTGATGGATGTGCGCACGGGCGAGATGGTGGCGTCCTCGTCGCTGCCGGGGCTGCATCCGTCGAGCCCGGCGGAACTCATGGATCCCGAGCGGCGCGACAAGATCCAGGGCGGCACGTACGAACTCGGCTCGATCTTCAAGATCGTCACCGTCGCGATGGGTCTCGAAGGCGGGAAGACCAAACTCGATACCGTGTTCGACGTGACGAAGCCGCTGACCGCGAGCCGCTTCACGATCCGGGATGCACACCCGGCCGGGCGTCCGCTCACCACATCGGAGATCCTGATCCGCTCATCGAACGTCGGCTCGGGGCTGATCGCGCTGCAAGAAGGGCCCGAGAAACAACAGGCGTTTCTCGACAAGCTCGGCCTCACGGCTACGATCCGGACGGAAGTGGGGCCGGTGGCACCGCCGCAGCTCCCGCCCAAACTCGGACGCGTGGAGCAGATCACCGTGTCCTACGGACACGGGCTTGCCGTGGCACCGATCCAGTTCGCGGCCGCCGTGGCGAGCCTCATCAACGGCGGGACCGCTGTCACACCGACGTTCATTAGCGGGCGCACCAGCGGCACGGACCGGGCGCGCGTCGTGAAGCCGGAGACGAGCCGCGATCTCAACCTCCTGCTCCGGCGGACGGTGAGCGAGCCCAACGGCACCGGGCGGCGCGCGGAAGTTCCGGGCTACCGGGTTGGCGGCAAGACCGGCACGGCCGAACTGCCCGGCCGCGGCGGCTATCAGAAGAAGGCCGTGATCTCGTCGTTCCTCGGCGCATTCCCGATGGACGACCCGCAATATCTGACGCTGATCCTGCTGTTCGAGCCTTCAGGCACGGAGGAAACGGGCGGAGAAATCCTGGCGGGACGCAACGCAGCCCCCACGGCGGGCCGTCTGATTTCCCGTATCGCGCCGCTGCTCGGCGTTAAACCGGAGCGCGATGTCGCCCTGCTTCGGAACTGACGTCCCTTAACCCTATGCCAACGGTCGTCGCCGATACTTTGCGTATCAGTTTCTCAGCCGCGACCTTGCCCCGTGTTGCTGACGCTACCCTGCAGCATCGGTGCCGTATACTCATGGACGATATCGAGATCGTATCGGGCTCTTCGGCCATTTCACAGCTTGCCCCTCTCTGGGACGAGGCGAGTGTGCATGGCGGCATCGGTGCGTTCGAGCGGTTCGACCTCGTTCGCGATGCGGCGCGGGCTGCGGCCGACCTCGGCTCCGAGCCCATGGTCGTCGTGTTCCGGCGCGACGGAAACGTCGCCTCGCTGCTCGCATTGCGTACCGAGCGTGTCCTGGGAGCGCGTGTCGCCATCGCGCTCGTCCACCCGCTCGCGCAATATGCAGATACCGCGGGCGCGACGCTCACGCCGGAAGAATTCGAGCGTGCAACCCAGCTTCTCGCCCAGCGCGGGGTCAACATGCTGCTTCTGCGCAAAGTGCGCGAGGACAGCGGACTCCACGCGGCGCTCTCAGCCAAAGGGCTGTCGCAAGGCGCATCCGAGACCGCGCTCTTCATCGATCTCGCCGCGTTCGGTACGCTCGACGCATACGAAGCCTCCTTTTCCAGCACAACGCGACGCAATCGCCGCCAGCGCCGGCAGAAGCTCGAAGGCCTCGCCGGGCCGCTCTCGTTCGCGGTGCTGCGCGGAGAGGAAGCGCTCCCGGCTTTCGACAAAGCACTCGACTGGAAACGCGCGTGGCTGGCGGATCGGGGCATCGCGAGCCCGGTGTTCGATAGCGGTGCCTGGGAAGGGCTTCTGCGCAGCATGGTGCTCTCCGGCGAAGGCATCCTCTCGGCGCTTCATGCGGGAGACCGGCTCGTCGCCGTCGAACTCGGCTTTGCGGATGAGGCGACCTACATCGCCTATCTCGGGGCGTTCGATCCGGAGTTCAGCTCGGCAAGTCCGGGGCAGGAGCAAATGCTGCGCACCATCGCGTGGTGCTTCGAGCAAGGCTTTTCGCGCTACGACCTGCTCGCACCCGCCGACGACTACAAACGCCAGTGGACGCGCAAGGAGACGGGCGTCGCCATCGACGATTACGCCGTCGCGCTGACCGTGCTGGGACGCGGCGTCGCCGAAGTGCGCCGCCGCGTACGTCCGCTCGCGCGCTCGCTTTACTTGCGGCTCTCGCCGGAAGTGCGCCTTGCAGGCGAGCGCTACGGTAAGCCCGCCGCAGCCGTGGCGGCGGCTGCCGCTCTTTGCGCCGGCGCCGTGCTCGAAGCGATGAGCTGACGGCTCCGCCGCTCCCTCACCGATCCAACGCGTTTAGAACCACCGGCGGCACAGGCCGCCGATGGTTCCTCCCCGCATTTGCGCTTCGGCGCCATCGGGCAGCGCCTCAGCGCTCACGGTGCTATTTCAACCGAGCG
It encodes:
- a CDS encoding dihydrofolate reductase gives rise to the protein MADVRCICAIGLSGQLGLNGELPWEGDPRPEFRADVERFFEITRGHVLIAGPKTISAVPDFAAKDRTLRAIRSHERPEDVLADYPDQVVFVGGGPPVWDVYAPYIMHWDITRLPYDGPADRWFDPKWLLTGKGRPPV
- a CDS encoding peptidoglycan D,D-transpeptidase FtsI family protein, producing MRTRLVILAVMMTFASITFQLARLAASGTGDMVATLTEQTPRSLARPDIVDRGGRLLATDVEMPSLYADPSLVRGIDNLTERLQTVLPDLDRAELRRTLSDRNRRFAWIRRGLSPRLAQEVHDLGLPSLAFRTELRRAYPLERLGGHVLGAVNVDNRGAAGVERFIDEGLGADPQTGRPFNAGLPVRLTIDLGVQHALEEELKSAMSRYEAKGAAGLVMDVRTGEMVASSSLPGLHPSSPAELMDPERRDKIQGGTYELGSIFKIVTVAMGLEGGKTKLDTVFDVTKPLTASRFTIRDAHPAGRPLTTSEILIRSSNVGSGLIALQEGPEKQQAFLDKLGLTATIRTEVGPVAPPQLPPKLGRVEQITVSYGHGLAVAPIQFAAAVASLINGGTAVTPTFISGRTSGTDRARVVKPETSRDLNLLLRRTVSEPNGTGRRAEVPGYRVGGKTGTAELPGRGGYQKKAVISSFLGAFPMDDPQYLTLILLFEPSGTEETGGEILAGRNAAPTAGRLISRIAPLLGVKPERDVALLRN
- the ftsL gene encoding cell division protein FtsL, with product MHPLTVSAAFLAISSAFLLYGLSYDTRQLEARIATQEREADRARADIAVLKAERAHLARPDRISPLARKQGLEPLTDRQIADFAAEADIQTGAIAR
- a CDS encoding GNAT family N-acetyltransferase is translated as MDDIEIVSGSSAISQLAPLWDEASVHGGIGAFERFDLVRDAARAAADLGSEPMVVVFRRDGNVASLLALRTERVLGARVAIALVHPLAQYADTAGATLTPEEFERATQLLAQRGVNMLLLRKVREDSGLHAALSAKGLSQGASETALFIDLAAFGTLDAYEASFSSTTRRNRRQRRQKLEGLAGPLSFAVLRGEEALPAFDKALDWKRAWLADRGIASPVFDSGAWEGLLRSMVLSGEGILSALHAGDRLVAVELGFADEATYIAYLGAFDPEFSSASPGQEQMLRTIAWCFEQGFSRYDLLAPADDYKRQWTRKETGVAIDDYAVALTVLGRGVAEVRRRVRPLARSLYLRLSPEVRLAGERYGKPAAAVAAAAALCAGAVLEAMS
- the rsmH gene encoding 16S rRNA (cytosine(1402)-N(4))-methyltransferase RsmH, coding for MSPGPELAYKAVTMTTASSDPENTAARHVPVLLAEVLEQLGPRDGETYIDGTFGAGGYTRAILEAADCRVIAIERDPSAFAAGQALVQEFGGRLTLVPTTFSNMAEAAQQAGCEAVDGVVLDIGVSSMQLDDAERGFSFLRDGPLDMRMSQEGLSAADVVNTTDEGDLADILYQLGDERRSRAIARTIVKARSDAPITTTRALAAIVERVLGRPRPGDKHPATRTFQALRIHVNDELGELSAALTAAERLLKPGGRLAVVTFHSLEDALVKRFFNDRSGKQAGGSRYLPEPTAPRRDSSFRIVNTRGVTPNKKETDANPRARSARLRVGLRTEAPAWQTRADP
- a CDS encoding division/cell wall cluster transcriptional repressor MraZ — encoded protein: MDRFVSTFTNKIDAKGRVSVPAPFRAVLERDGYSQGSLGGIYCYPAIDAPALDAGGERLAKKIDGLLAGLPDYSDERDELSVALYGDVQVLGIDGDGRIVLPESLRRHAGLEDHVTFVGLGDKFQIWAPRAFEERRERAREKAHEHRKLFGAGSGHRGGGGDGGARD
- a CDS encoding alpha/beta fold hydrolase, producing MFKKGGAIASLRGTRYGAEEPGYGEGGSEVRTRGRRWKDVALGLVAIGLAFALLDPAMAAATRLPAPPAEAPGHRIELAVSGHAPVTLYYEERGEGSPILLLHGLGESTFTWHEIAPRLAEGHRVIALDLKGFGRSDKPADEAYGADDQAALVAAFLLARDLDAVTLVGHSFGGTVALRTALAGGIRGTDRIRRIAVIGAPALPRSTARHLDLVKMPGLPDMVASTLSPELLARILLSEAMGGEAAVSDDMVEGYAAPYRDPDAMQSFLATARAIVKEEGAKAIVKRYRAIRQPVLVVWCRNDPIVPLRAGRRLAAALPSATLEILDRCHHLPQHERPDALLAELEKFLAR